AAACAGTTGGCATAAAGCCTTTCGCACCTGCAATGACAACGGCCTATAAACCAAATCTCCGAGAGGCTCCATGCTAACCTTCGGTAGGTTATTCGATAGGAAACAGGGCCGGTTCACCCGAATATTCCCAACTCATCTATAAACTCTGTAAAATATCGCAATTTTCATCAAGTTTTAGCACTGATCCGGTTCAATATCATGGCCGTCCTGCCTCTGCCGGGATATTGATCACATTCGGCATGCTACAGATATGTTGCGCTGCGGCAGATTGAGGGATGCAAGCGGCATTAGCAAGGATGACAAGCACCACGTGCCGACCTAGGTTGGGACAAATCGATCCATGAAAACTTCGACTATCCGGGAGGTCGTTTGAAAATCGTCTACTTCGTGCACGATGTTTACGATGCGGCTGTTGAACGGCGGGTCCGAATGTTCAACGCCGCAGGTGCACATACCACTGTTCTGGGTTTTCGCCGACGCGATTTGCCTATGAAGCAGCTCGGCAGCGCCCCCGTCATCGATCTGGGCAGAACCGAAGATGCCCGCATGGTGCAACGGCTGGGCGCGGTGATCGGCGGCCTTATGCACCCCGGCAAGCTGCTTGAGGCGGCCCGCGAAGCAGACATCATCATCGGCAGAAATCTTGAAGCCTTTGCGCTGGCCTGCCGCGCCCATGCCGCAGCACCCAAGGCTCGCCTGGTCTATGAATGCCTCGACATTCACCGCTTGCTGATCGAATCGTCGTTTCCGGCGAGGGCCTTGCAGGCGGTACAATCCCGACTGCTGCGTGACACCGATCTGATTCTGACATCGTCACCCGCGTTCGAGCGGGAATATTTCCGACCGAACGTCCACCATCTTCCCCCCGTTTATCTGGTCGAAAACAAGCTGCTCATGCTCGGCAGTGGGCCTGAACCGGTTTCTGAACAGGCCCCTCTACCTTCCCAGCCGCCGTGGACAATCGGATGGTTCGGAATGCTGCGCTGTCGAAAGACTTTCGACCTGCTGGCCGAACTGGTGCGCGGTAGTTCAGGACGAATCAAGGTCAACATCGCGGGACGTCCATCGCCTGCACAATTCGCCGATTTCGAGGCTATGGTCGCCGACGTGCCGGGGTTTTCGTTTCATGGCCCTTACGCTCCGGGCGATCTCCCTCAACTATACGCATCCTGCCACTTTGCCTGGGCGATCGATTTCTTCGAAGAGGGTCTCAATTCCAGCTGGCTGCTGCCCAACCGCATCTACGAAGCGATGGCCCATGGCGTGGTCCCGATCGCGCTCGATTCGGTTGAGGTCGGGCGCTGGCTTGTCGCGCGCAATGCCGGTCTTGTCGTGCCCGATGCAAAAGCATCGCTGCGTGAAGTGCTTCTGACATTGGACTCGCAACAGGTTGAACAGTTGCAGGCGCAAGTTGCCGCCGTTCCGGTTACCGACCTCGTCGCCACGAAGGCCGATTGCGA
This genomic interval from Novosphingobium sp. CECT 9465 contains the following:
- a CDS encoding glycosyltransferase — its product is MHDVYDAAVERRVRMFNAAGAHTTVLGFRRRDLPMKQLGSAPVIDLGRTEDARMVQRLGAVIGGLMHPGKLLEAAREADIIIGRNLEAFALACRAHAAAPKARLVYECLDIHRLLIESSFPARALQAVQSRLLRDTDLILTSSPAFEREYFRPNVHHLPPVYLVENKLLMLGSGPEPVSEQAPLPSQPPWTIGWFGMLRCRKTFDLLAELVRGSSGRIKVNIAGRPSPAQFADFEAMVADVPGFSFHGPYAPGDLPQLYASCHFAWAIDFFEEGLNSSWLLPNRIYEAMAHGVVPIALDSVEVGRWLVARNAGLVVPDAKASLREVLLTLDSQQVEQLQAQVAAVPVTDLVATKADCDALMAALDGLSVPEVTA